From a region of the Pseudoxanthomonas sp. X-1 genome:
- a CDS encoding isochorismatase family cysteine hydrolase: MDPRIDAKTALIIVDIFNPFDFPGAQALWRRTLDIAPNLRALIAAFAQAEAPIVYANDDICHGCATVEALIGAARRRSPWSDTLLTRLAPLPPGQVVLKNAHSGFRRTALSERLRGQGIERVVVSGIATDLCVLATAIDASAEDYDVWIPADAAQAEDDAKHARAIRILEASFKLSTDPWCADAGDDAPGQT, translated from the coding sequence ATGGACCCGCGGATCGATGCAAAGACGGCGCTGATCATCGTCGACATCTTCAATCCCTTCGATTTCCCCGGCGCCCAGGCGCTGTGGCGGCGCACGCTGGACATCGCCCCCAATCTGCGCGCGCTCATCGCGGCCTTCGCCCAGGCGGAGGCGCCGATCGTCTACGCCAACGACGACATCTGCCACGGCTGCGCGACGGTCGAGGCCCTGATCGGCGCCGCGCGCCGCCGTTCGCCCTGGAGCGACACCCTCCTGACCCGGCTCGCGCCGCTGCCGCCGGGCCAGGTCGTCCTGAAGAACGCCCATTCCGGCTTTCGCAGGACCGCGCTGTCCGAACGCCTGCGCGGGCAGGGCATCGAGCGGGTGGTCGTGTCGGGTATCGCGACGGACCTGTGCGTGCTGGCGACCGCCATCGACGCCTCCGCCGAGGACTACGACGTCTGGATCCCCGCCGACGCGGCCCAGGCCGAGGACGATGCCAAGCACGCGCGGGCGATACGCATCCTCGAAGCCTCTTTCAAGCTCTCCACCGATCCCTGGTGCGCCGACGCAGGCGACGACGCGCCAGGGCAAACGTAA
- the cydB gene encoding cytochrome d ubiquinol oxidase subunit II, whose amino-acid sequence MSEVSYWLPIAWFGVIGFGVLMYVVLDGFVLGLGILAPFAEDEDQIDLMMNTAAPIWDGNETWLVLGGAGLLAAFPAAYSLLLSALYLPVLLMLIALVFRGVAFEFRFKAHSSRAIWGWAFCAGSICAAFWQGVILGAVVEGMPIHDGKYLAGAFGWFSPFSMLTGVAVVCGYALLGSGWLILKTEGRVQDIARFLARPLVLVVIAFMGLVSAWLPFLESRVMARWFHDGNFLWLSPVPVLVLLNGLWLWRAVVATGRDARPFLLTLSFFVLGFVGLVLGVWPHILPPTMTIWQAASPPSSQRFVMVGLVLLLPIILGYTAWSYRVFRGKLQAGQGYH is encoded by the coding sequence ATGAGCGAGGTGTCCTATTGGCTGCCGATCGCCTGGTTCGGCGTGATCGGCTTCGGCGTGCTGATGTACGTGGTCCTGGACGGGTTCGTGCTGGGGCTGGGGATCCTGGCGCCATTCGCCGAGGACGAGGATCAGATCGACCTGATGATGAACACGGCGGCGCCGATCTGGGACGGCAACGAGACCTGGCTCGTGCTCGGCGGCGCGGGGCTGCTGGCCGCGTTTCCTGCGGCGTACTCGCTGCTGCTCTCGGCGCTGTATCTGCCCGTGCTGCTCATGCTCATCGCCCTGGTGTTCCGGGGCGTGGCGTTCGAGTTCCGCTTCAAGGCCCACAGCTCGCGTGCGATCTGGGGATGGGCATTCTGCGCCGGTTCGATCTGCGCGGCGTTCTGGCAGGGCGTGATCCTGGGCGCGGTCGTGGAGGGCATGCCCATCCACGACGGAAAGTATCTGGCCGGCGCGTTCGGCTGGTTCAGCCCCTTCTCCATGCTCACCGGCGTGGCGGTGGTGTGCGGCTACGCCCTGCTGGGCAGCGGCTGGCTCATCCTCAAGACCGAGGGCAGGGTGCAGGACATCGCCCGCTTCCTGGCGCGTCCGCTGGTCCTGGTGGTGATCGCCTTCATGGGTCTGGTCAGCGCCTGGCTGCCGTTTCTCGAGTCCAGGGTGATGGCGCGCTGGTTCCACGACGGCAACTTCCTGTGGCTCTCGCCCGTGCCGGTGCTGGTGCTGTTGAACGGGCTCTGGCTCTGGCGCGCGGTGGTCGCCACCGGGCGCGATGCGCGGCCCTTCCTGCTGACGCTGTCCTTCTTCGTCCTGGGCTTCGTCGGGCTGGTGCTCGGCGTCTGGCCGCACATCCTGCCTCCCACGATGACGATCTGGCAGGCGGCCTCACCGCCGTCCTCGCAGCGGTTCGTCATGGTGGGCCTGGTGTTGCTGCTGCCGATCATCCTGGGGTATACCGCCTGGTCCTACCGGGTCTTCCGGGGAAAGCTGCAGGCGGGACAGGGATATCACTGA